From Rhodovastum atsumiense, a single genomic window includes:
- a CDS encoding M20 family metallo-hydrolase translates to MQASSFVRGERLWRHQAEMARFGATPGGGIDRQAFTAAEIAARQALLGWARARGYAASLDGIANLFIRRPGRRDDLAPVLVGSHLDSQPQGGRFDGTYGVLAGFEALEALDDSGITTERPVELVAWSNEEGSRFRPGAMGSQVFVGALAAEALAGAQGNDGVPLAQALAATRDAFAGVPRRAAAPVHAPVHAYVEAHIEQGPVLEQLGAPIGVVTGVAGARWFDVTLSGRTAHAGTTPLAARQDALQAALRCIAALNDAMADPADRLRFTVGRLTVAPNVPNSVASLARFSIDLRHPDAAELEARAGRIATACAAAAPPCALRIEETMTMPPAPFDPGIAALIEARARALGLAVHRLPSGAFHDAAFLGRICPAGMIFIPCAGGISHNEAENVTPEDALAGACVLADVLGALAGA, encoded by the coding sequence ATGCAGGCCAGTTCGTTCGTCCGCGGTGAGCGCCTGTGGCGGCACCAGGCGGAGATGGCGCGCTTCGGCGCGACCCCGGGCGGCGGCATCGACCGCCAGGCCTTCACCGCGGCCGAGATCGCGGCGCGCCAGGCGCTGCTGGGCTGGGCGCGGGCGCGCGGCTACGCGGCGAGCCTGGACGGCATCGCCAACCTGTTCATCCGGCGGCCGGGCCGGCGCGACGACCTCGCCCCGGTGCTGGTCGGCAGCCACCTGGATTCCCAGCCGCAGGGCGGCCGTTTCGACGGCACCTATGGCGTGCTCGCCGGCTTCGAGGCGCTGGAGGCGCTGGACGATTCCGGCATCACCACCGAGCGGCCGGTCGAGCTGGTGGCCTGGTCCAACGAGGAAGGCAGTCGTTTCCGCCCCGGCGCAATGGGCTCGCAGGTCTTCGTCGGCGCCCTGGCGGCGGAGGCGCTGGCGGGCGCGCAGGGCAATGACGGTGTGCCACTGGCCCAGGCGCTGGCGGCGACACGCGATGCCTTCGCGGGCGTGCCCCGCCGGGCGGCGGCGCCGGTGCACGCCCCGGTGCACGCCTATGTCGAGGCGCATATCGAGCAGGGGCCGGTGCTGGAACAACTCGGCGCGCCGATCGGGGTCGTGACCGGGGTCGCCGGGGCGCGCTGGTTCGATGTCACCCTGAGCGGGCGGACGGCGCATGCCGGCACCACGCCGCTGGCGGCGCGGCAGGACGCGCTGCAGGCGGCGCTGCGCTGCATCGCGGCGCTCAACGATGCGATGGCCGATCCCGCGGACCGGCTGCGCTTCACCGTCGGGCGGCTGACCGTGGCGCCGAACGTGCCGAACTCGGTGGCGAGCCTGGCGCGGTTTTCGATCGACCTGCGCCATCCCGACGCCGCCGAGCTGGAGGCGCGGGCCGGGCGCATCGCCACCGCCTGCGCCGCGGCGGCGCCGCCCTGCGCGCTGCGGATCGAGGAGACGATGACGATGCCGCCCGCGCCCTTCGACCCGGGCATCGCCGCGCTGATCGAGGCGCGGGCCCGGGCACTGGGACTGGCCGTGCACCGGCTGCCCTCGGGCGCCTTCCACGACGCCGCCTTCCTCGGCAGAATCTGCCCGGCCGGCATGATCTTCATCCCCTGCGCCGGCGGCATCAGCCACAACGAGGCCGAGAACGTGACACCCGAGGATGCGCTGGCCGGGGCATGCGTGCTGGCCGACGTGCTCGGCGCGCTGGCAGGCGCGTAA
- a CDS encoding efflux transporter outer membrane subunit, which produces MVLLAAGCTLGPDHQPPEMLLPAAWSGPLATSPTAVAQGAWWQRFHDPVLDGLITRSLAANPDVAKAQASLRAARASLAQQRAGLWPSLDASASVTEQRSSLAASGYGSGARTYGTWTAGFDADFELDVFGGQRRTIESARATAEAAAAERDATVLSLIGDVANAYVQVRGYQAQLEVARQTLATRRDTAALTRGRARAGLVSELDAVKAEAEAESAEAAIPPLEQSLAGQVHGLAVLTGAAPGELTGLMAPVRPVPTLGGAIVADAPATLLVRRPDIRAAERRLAAANAAIGAAEADRYPAVSLAGAIGLNAARLGNVTDVSSRVWSVAPQVSLPVFDAGKRAAVVAEREAERDEALASWRATVLTALKEVENALVGLDREAAHNARLRRSVRAWQDAAQLARAQYRAGLSNFLDVLDAERSLSEAQDTLAQSDTALATQAIALFKALGGGWESAT; this is translated from the coding sequence GTGGTGCTGCTCGCCGCGGGCTGCACCCTCGGCCCCGACCACCAGCCGCCGGAGATGCTGCTCCCCGCCGCTTGGTCCGGCCCCCTCGCCACTTCCCCGACCGCGGTCGCGCAGGGCGCCTGGTGGCAGCGTTTCCACGACCCGGTCCTGGACGGGTTGATCACCCGGTCGCTCGCCGCCAATCCCGACGTCGCCAAGGCGCAGGCCTCGTTGCGCGCGGCGCGCGCCAGCCTCGCGCAGCAGCGGGCGGGGCTGTGGCCGAGCCTGGACGCCTCGGCCAGCGTCACCGAGCAACGTAGTTCCCTGGCCGCCTCCGGCTATGGCAGCGGCGCGCGCACCTATGGCACCTGGACCGCCGGCTTCGATGCCGATTTCGAGCTGGACGTGTTCGGCGGCCAGCGCCGCACCATCGAATCCGCGCGCGCTACCGCCGAGGCCGCCGCGGCGGAACGCGATGCCACGGTGCTCAGCCTGATCGGCGATGTCGCCAACGCCTATGTGCAGGTGCGCGGCTATCAGGCGCAGCTGGAGGTGGCGCGGCAGACCCTGGCGACGCGGCGCGACACCGCGGCGCTGACACGGGGCCGGGCCCGGGCCGGGCTGGTCTCCGAGCTGGATGCGGTGAAGGCGGAGGCGGAGGCGGAAAGCGCCGAGGCCGCCATTCCGCCGCTTGAACAAAGTCTTGCCGGGCAGGTGCATGGGCTGGCCGTGCTCACCGGGGCGGCGCCAGGGGAGTTGACCGGCCTGATGGCCCCGGTGCGGCCGGTTCCCACCCTGGGGGGGGCCATCGTTGCCGATGCCCCGGCCACGTTGCTGGTGCGCCGGCCTGACATCCGCGCCGCCGAGCGCCGGCTCGCCGCTGCCAACGCTGCCATCGGCGCGGCGGAAGCCGACCGCTATCCGGCGGTCAGCCTCGCCGGGGCGATCGGGCTGAACGCCGCGCGACTGGGCAACGTGACGGATGTCTCCAGCCGCGTCTGGTCGGTGGCGCCGCAGGTTTCGCTGCCGGTCTTCGATGCCGGCAAGCGCGCCGCGGTGGTGGCCGAACGCGAGGCCGAGCGCGACGAAGCCCTGGCAAGCTGGCGGGCGACGGTGCTGACGGCGCTGAAGGAAGTCGAGAACGCCCTGGTCGGGCTGGACCGCGAAGCCGCGCACAACGCCCGGCTGCGCCGCAGCGTGCGTGCCTGGCAGGACGCGGCGCAGCTGGCCCGTGCGCAGTACCGGGCCGGGTTGTCCAACTTCCTCGACGTCCTGGACGCCGAACGCTCGCTGTCGGAGGCGCAGGACACGCTGGCACAGAGCGACACCGCCCTGGCGACCCAGGCGATCGCGCTGTTCAAGGCGCTGGGCGGCGGCTGGGAGAGCGCGACATGA
- a CDS encoding efflux RND transporter periplasmic adaptor subunit, which translates to MIRLSHVLLPLGAAAGLGLGITAVLQAHQPPRPAPPLTEPAAAPFASYIGGSGQVEPPGRMVAIGAQVGGVALEVPVRPGEQVPAGATLIRLDDRVARATRDQKAADLAITRAQVTEAAVALADYRQQLRNAEAVSDRRAVSAEDLAKRRYAAQLYEAKLATARAQVISAETALAEAEAELQRLTITAPFAATVLQVNIRPGEYVSAAALDTPLIRLGRPGRLHLRVQVDENDAWRFHDGATGRATLRGNRDLSSTLRYVLTEPYVTPKTSLTSDSTERVDTRVLEAVFEIEDETLPVRVGQVLDVFIEAPPLRNAVAQAKP; encoded by the coding sequence ATGATCCGGCTGAGCCACGTCCTGCTGCCGCTCGGCGCCGCCGCCGGCCTCGGCCTCGGCATCACCGCGGTGCTGCAGGCGCACCAGCCGCCGCGCCCGGCCCCGCCGCTCACCGAACCGGCCGCCGCGCCCTTCGCCAGCTATATCGGCGGCTCCGGCCAGGTGGAGCCGCCCGGCCGCATGGTTGCCATCGGCGCCCAGGTCGGCGGCGTGGCGCTGGAGGTGCCGGTGCGCCCCGGCGAGCAGGTGCCGGCCGGGGCCACGCTGATCCGCCTCGACGACCGCGTCGCCCGCGCCACCCGCGACCAGAAGGCCGCCGACCTCGCCATCACCCGCGCCCAGGTCACGGAAGCCGCGGTGGCGCTGGCCGATTACCGCCAGCAACTGCGCAACGCCGAGGCGGTGTCCGACCGCCGTGCCGTCAGCGCCGAGGACCTCGCCAAGCGCCGCTACGCCGCCCAGCTCTACGAGGCCAAACTCGCCACCGCGCGCGCGCAGGTCATCTCCGCCGAAACCGCCCTGGCCGAAGCCGAGGCCGAACTGCAGCGCCTGACCATCACCGCCCCCTTCGCCGCGACGGTGCTGCAGGTGAACATCCGCCCCGGCGAATACGTCTCCGCCGCGGCGCTCGACACGCCCCTGATCCGGCTCGGCCGGCCCGGCCGGCTGCACCTGCGGGTGCAGGTGGACGAGAACGACGCCTGGCGCTTCCACGACGGCGCCACCGGCCGCGCCACCCTGCGCGGCAACCGCGACCTCTCCTCGACACTGCGCTACGTGCTGACGGAACCCTACGTCACGCCGAAGACCTCGCTGACCAGCGACAGCACGGAACGGGTGGATACCCGCGTGCTGGAAGCGGTGTTCGAGATCGAGGATGAGACCCTGCCGGTGCGCGTGGGGCAGGTGCTGGACGTCTTCATCGAGGCGCCCCCTTTGCGCAACGCGGTGGCTCAGGCGAAGCCATGA
- a CDS encoding ABC transporter ATP-binding protein: MTPPPPAVCCRALTRSYHAAAGVVPALRGVDLEVAPGEVMFLVGPSGCGKTTLISIVAGVMTPDGGSCAVLGRDLATLGGGAGAAFRRRHVGFVFQAFNLVPTLTAAENVGVPLLLNGAGQAAAIRGATEALAAVGLADRAGQLPRELSGGQQQRVAIARALVHRPRLLVCDEPTSALDHRTGQEIMELLRGLAGRHGSTLLVVTHDHRIFGFADRIAEMDDGRIVTVRTGAA; this comes from the coding sequence GTGACGCCGCCGCCACCGGCCGTGTGCTGCCGCGCGCTGACCCGGAGCTATCACGCCGCTGCCGGGGTGGTGCCGGCGCTGCGCGGCGTCGATCTCGAAGTGGCGCCAGGCGAGGTGATGTTCCTGGTCGGCCCCTCCGGCTGCGGCAAGACCACGCTGATTTCCATCGTGGCCGGGGTGATGACCCCCGATGGCGGCAGTTGCGCCGTACTTGGCCGCGACCTCGCCACCCTCGGCGGCGGCGCCGGCGCGGCGTTCCGCCGCCGCCATGTCGGCTTCGTCTTCCAGGCCTTCAATCTGGTGCCGACGCTGACCGCCGCCGAGAATGTCGGCGTGCCGCTGCTGCTCAACGGCGCCGGGCAAGCCGCCGCGATCCGGGGGGCGACCGAGGCGCTCGCCGCCGTCGGCCTCGCCGACCGTGCCGGGCAACTGCCGCGGGAGCTGTCCGGCGGGCAGCAGCAACGCGTCGCCATCGCCCGCGCCCTGGTGCACCGCCCCCGGCTGCTGGTCTGCGACGAGCCGACCAGCGCCCTCGATCACAGGACAGGACAGGAGATCATGGAACTGCTCCGCGGCCTCGCCGGACGGCATGGCAGCACCTTGCTGGTGGTGACGCATGACCACCGCATCTTCGGCTTCGCCGACCGCATCGCGGAAATGGACGACGGCCGCATCGTCACGGTCAGGACCGGCGCGGCATGA
- a CDS encoding ABC transporter permease has translation MLLIAWKMLAGDRAKYLGIVLALGFTTLLVAQQGATMLHILSRTTVFIDSIGGVDMWVTDSHAQYVDDIKALSDIQVQRVRSIPGIAWAVPMYRGSIRARMPDGNYQNCQFIGVDDATLIGRPAEMLQGRFEDLRIADSILVDIDAAGDRLAHVEPDGTRRPLRVGDTLELNDHLARVVGIYRGEPNFQSQPVIYTTYERAKSFVPSERKLLSFILAGLQPGTDVARVQDDLFRSAGLRGRTTGQFSRESLWWFIRNTGILVSFGLSTLLAFLIGGGIAGQTFANFMLDNQRHFAVLRAMGAPTRTLVGMVVLQALAVTLIGYGLGTGGVALLAILGPKTGPQVELSWPLLGATAFAVVFVGAAAGTLGLRRVLRLDPAEVFK, from the coding sequence ATGCTTCTCATCGCCTGGAAAATGCTCGCGGGTGACCGCGCGAAATATCTCGGCATCGTGCTCGCCCTCGGCTTCACCACGCTGCTGGTCGCACAGCAGGGCGCGACCATGCTGCACATCCTCTCCCGGACCACCGTGTTCATCGACAGCATCGGCGGCGTGGACATGTGGGTCACCGACAGCCACGCCCAATATGTCGATGACATCAAGGCGCTGTCGGACATCCAGGTGCAGCGGGTGCGCAGCATCCCCGGCATCGCCTGGGCGGTGCCGATGTATCGCGGCAGCATCCGCGCCCGCATGCCCGACGGCAATTACCAGAACTGCCAGTTCATCGGCGTGGACGACGCCACGCTGATCGGCCGCCCGGCAGAGATGCTGCAAGGCCGTTTCGAGGACCTGCGCATCGCCGACAGCATCCTGGTGGACATCGACGCCGCCGGCGACCGGCTGGCCCATGTCGAACCCGACGGCACCCGTCGCCCCCTGCGCGTCGGCGACACGCTGGAACTGAACGACCATCTCGCCCGTGTCGTCGGCATCTATCGCGGCGAGCCGAACTTCCAGTCGCAGCCGGTGATCTACACCACCTACGAGCGCGCCAAATCCTTCGTCCCCAGCGAGCGCAAGCTGCTCTCCTTCATCCTCGCCGGGCTGCAGCCGGGGACGGATGTGGCGCGGGTGCAGGACGACCTTTTCCGCAGCGCCGGCCTGCGTGGCCGCACCACCGGGCAATTCTCGCGGGAATCGCTGTGGTGGTTCATCCGCAACACCGGCATCCTGGTCAGCTTCGGCCTCTCCACGCTGCTGGCCTTCCTGATCGGCGGCGGCATCGCCGGTCAGACCTTCGCCAACTTCATGCTCGACAACCAGCGCCATTTCGCCGTGCTGCGGGCGATGGGCGCGCCAACGCGCACGCTGGTGGGCATGGTGGTGCTGCAGGCCCTGGCGGTCACGCTGATCGGCTATGGGCTCGGCACCGGCGGCGTGGCGCTGCTGGCCATCCTCGGCCCGAAGACCGGACCGCAGGTCGAGCTGAGCTGGCCGCTGCTCGGCGCCACCGCCTTCGCCGTCGTCTTCGTGGGCGCCGCCGCCGGCACGCTCGGCCTGCGCCGCGTGCTGCGCCTCGATCCCGCCGAGGTGTTCAAGTGA
- a CDS encoding periplasmic heavy metal sensor, giving the protein MRPRSSVVLAVLLGASLALNVVLGGMMLRRGAEPPPDPGRLQARIESLLSPADRAAFHAAMQPVAPDLAQFRRTLREQGATIKAALEQDSFDAEAQRERMAAHRQNWATFSLRFDDALSRAMAAISPEGRRRIAADMPAPPPEDSDRSRP; this is encoded by the coding sequence ATGCGCCCGCGCAGTTCCGTTGTCCTGGCCGTGCTGCTCGGGGCCTCGCTCGCGCTCAACGTGGTGCTCGGCGGGATGATGCTGCGCCGCGGTGCCGAACCGCCGCCCGATCCGGGACGGCTGCAGGCGCGCATCGAATCGCTGCTTTCCCCCGCCGACCGCGCCGCCTTTCATGCCGCCATGCAGCCGGTGGCGCCCGACCTCGCACAGTTCCGCCGGACGCTGCGCGAACAGGGCGCCACCATCAAGGCCGCCCTGGAACAGGATTCCTTCGACGCCGAGGCGCAGCGCGAGCGCATGGCCGCGCACCGGCAAAACTGGGCGACGTTCAGCCTGCGGTTCGACGACGCCCTGAGCCGGGCCATGGCGGCAATCTCGCCCGAAGGCCGCCGCCGCATCGCCGCGGACATGCCCGCCCCCCCGCCCGAGGACAGTGACAGGTCGCGTCCATGA
- a CDS encoding sigma-70 family RNA polymerase sigma factor has product MSCPAPQPRQDRDRAAAPDETLLAWAAAGDRLAFDELTLRHLSRVYSIVHRIVRDPAVAEETAQEVMFRAWQHAARFDPGRARFTTWLHRIAVNLALNRARAPLLQPLETVAELADTAAGPEDTLAAKENRLRLHAGLRRLPARQRAALALFYDQALSGAEAAAALSVSPRALEGLLRRARRFLVGQMRDEDG; this is encoded by the coding sequence GTGTCTTGTCCCGCCCCCCAGCCACGCCAGGACCGCGACCGCGCCGCCGCGCCGGACGAGACGCTGCTCGCCTGGGCGGCGGCCGGCGACCGGCTGGCCTTCGACGAACTGACGCTGCGGCACCTGTCGCGTGTCTACAGCATCGTCCACCGCATCGTCCGCGACCCGGCGGTGGCGGAGGAAACCGCGCAGGAGGTGATGTTCCGCGCCTGGCAGCACGCCGCCCGCTTCGATCCCGGGCGGGCGCGCTTCACCACCTGGCTGCACCGGATCGCGGTGAACCTGGCGCTCAACCGCGCCCGCGCGCCGCTGCTGCAGCCGCTGGAGACGGTGGCGGAACTGGCCGACACCGCCGCGGGACCGGAGGACACCCTCGCGGCCAAGGAAAACCGCCTACGATTGCATGCGGGACTCCGGCGGCTGCCGGCCCGCCAGCGCGCCGCCCTCGCGTTGTTCTACGACCAGGCGCTGAGCGGCGCGGAAGCGGCGGCGGCGCTCTCGGTCTCGCCCCGCGCCCTGGAAGGGCTGCTGCGCCGGGCCCGGCGTTTCCTCGTCGGGCAGATGCGCGACGAGGATGGCTGA
- a CDS encoding ATP-binding protein — translation MAPSPVAPDGRTAARAQALRASSSTLRWLRLSITGALIVPACVFAITAWTTRQATIAVAQDAIRRETVILAEHALKVFETEQLLLAQAAERVAGMSWEEIRAAPWLQDYLARSIRSMPHIGAIWLIGPDGRIAAADRPALLDEKSREDRDYFQAIRQGSDWFVSRPYIGRVDGRLAINVAAPRRTADGHFDGLILAATYPEFFIKYWETAAPPREHRYALYRADGALLVQSDGEMRPLSPEVEQRFAASFRAEPNGLWISSSLFDGVTRIRGRTSLPRFGIVVTDGISLDAVLEEWRQTTGAYAAVAGISAAALICISMLALRSVRRERGAALRQFETEAALHARDALYAGIFEKAVDGIFVLAVGPDQRIVYETVNPSLERQLGRRAGDLAGRTPEEVHAPTEAACLAARYRECVAGGKAMSFSIVLMLHEHRTVWQICLTPIRDESHHTVRVVGTTSDITRQTELEEKLRNAQRLESISQLTAGIAHDFNNLLMVMTGNLGRLEDATLEAGQRRWVDSIQRAVNRAATLTRHLLTFGRRQMLRPEPQQVSALLEDLRSLIEGAVNQGITLRYHASAAARTAICSVDRAELELAVLNIALNAQHAMPQGGSFVIRSDILRIDALHPHAELAGGSYLRIRFSDSGHGMDEEVRTRAFEPFFTTRDVGQGSGLGLCQVYGFAKQSGGHAELESAPGRGTTVLLYLPVAAQSLRLPGPLRAMAEASFRPDSRGISS, via the coding sequence ATGGCCCCTAGCCCGGTCGCCCCGGACGGCCGGACGGCGGCGCGCGCGCAGGCCCTGCGCGCGTCGTCTTCCACGCTGCGCTGGCTGCGCCTGTCGATCACCGGGGCGCTGATCGTTCCGGCCTGCGTCTTCGCCATCACCGCCTGGACGACGCGGCAGGCAACCATTGCGGTGGCGCAGGACGCGATCCGGCGGGAGACGGTGATCCTGGCCGAGCACGCCCTCAAAGTGTTCGAAACCGAGCAATTGCTGCTGGCGCAGGCCGCCGAGCGCGTCGCCGGCATGAGCTGGGAGGAGATCCGGGCCGCCCCGTGGCTGCAGGACTATCTGGCGCGGTCGATCCGCAGCATGCCGCATATCGGGGCGATCTGGCTGATCGGACCGGACGGGCGGATCGCCGCGGCCGACCGCCCCGCGCTGCTCGACGAGAAGTCGCGCGAGGACCGCGATTATTTCCAGGCGATACGACAGGGGAGCGACTGGTTCGTCAGCCGCCCCTATATCGGGCGGGTCGACGGCCGGCTCGCCATCAACGTGGCCGCGCCCCGGCGCACCGCGGACGGACACTTCGACGGGCTGATCCTGGCGGCGACCTATCCGGAATTCTTCATCAAGTACTGGGAAACCGCCGCCCCGCCGCGCGAGCACCGCTACGCCCTCTACCGCGCCGACGGGGCGCTGCTGGTGCAGTCGGACGGCGAGATGCGGCCGCTGTCGCCGGAGGTCGAGCAACGCTTTGCCGCCTCCTTCCGCGCCGAGCCGAACGGCCTGTGGATCAGCTCCTCGCTTTTCGACGGCGTCACGCGCATCCGCGGGCGCACCTCGCTGCCCCGCTTCGGCATCGTCGTCACCGACGGGATCAGCCTCGACGCCGTGCTGGAGGAATGGCGGCAGACCACCGGGGCCTATGCCGCCGTGGCCGGGATCTCCGCCGCCGCGCTGATCTGCATCAGCATGCTCGCCCTGCGCTCGGTCCGGCGCGAGCGGGGCGCGGCGCTGCGCCAGTTCGAGACCGAGGCGGCGCTGCACGCCCGCGACGCGCTTTATGCCGGTATTTTCGAGAAGGCGGTGGACGGCATCTTCGTGCTCGCGGTCGGGCCGGACCAGCGCATCGTCTACGAGACGGTCAATCCCTCGCTGGAACGCCAGCTCGGCCGGCGCGCCGGCGACCTCGCCGGCCGCACGCCGGAGGAGGTGCACGCCCCGACCGAGGCGGCCTGCCTGGCCGCGCGCTACCGCGAATGCGTCGCCGGCGGCAAGGCGATGTCCTTCAGTATCGTGCTGATGCTGCACGAGCACCGCACCGTCTGGCAGATCTGCCTGACGCCGATCCGCGACGAGAGCCACCACACCGTGCGCGTCGTCGGCACCACCTCCGACATCACCCGCCAGACCGAGCTCGAGGAAAAGCTGCGCAACGCCCAGCGGCTGGAATCGATCAGCCAGCTCACGGCGGGGATCGCGCACGATTTCAACAACCTGCTGATGGTGATGACGGGCAATCTCGGCCGGCTGGAGGACGCGACGCTGGAGGCGGGGCAACGGCGCTGGGTCGATTCGATCCAGCGCGCGGTGAACCGGGCGGCGACGCTGACGCGGCATCTGCTGACCTTCGGGCGGCGGCAGATGCTGCGCCCGGAGCCGCAGCAGGTTTCCGCCCTGCTCGAGGACCTGCGCAGCCTGATCGAGGGCGCGGTCAACCAGGGCATCACGCTGCGCTACCACGCCAGTGCCGCCGCCCGCACCGCGATCTGCAGCGTCGACCGGGCGGAGCTGGAGCTCGCGGTGCTGAACATCGCCCTCAATGCGCAGCACGCCATGCCGCAGGGGGGCAGCTTCGTCATCCGCTCCGACATCCTGCGCATCGACGCGCTGCACCCGCATGCGGAGCTGGCCGGCGGCAGCTATCTGCGCATCCGCTTCTCCGACAGCGGGCATGGGATGGACGAGGAGGTGCGGACCCGTGCCTTCGAGCCGTTCTTCACCACGCGGGACGTGGGGCAAGGCTCCGGTCTGGGGCTTTGCCAGGTCTACGGCTTCGCCAAGCAGTCAGGCGGCCATGCCGAGCTGGAAAGTGCCCCCGGCCGCGGCACCACCGTCCTGCTCTACCTGCCCGTTGCTGCGCAGTCGCTCCGCCTGCCCGGGCCGCTCCGGGCCATGGCCGAGGCCAGCTTCCGTCCCGATTCGCGGGGCATCTCGTCATAA